The Lycium barbarum isolate Lr01 chromosome 9, ASM1917538v2, whole genome shotgun sequence genome has a segment encoding these proteins:
- the LOC132610099 gene encoding uncharacterized protein LOC132610099: MSVRFGYLSLRDGNSVIIEPYSPHRFSRQFGFYQKIPGALANDYRSASLAEGLQFWRICVLSRSMSCATFPPITPNVKKLFADDYRTWWSKTHGNFLDDYFQYLVDAAGPCTIAAPMADDSFLPEVILTEKCKGKGSQLLIKAPTECLDDQGHQGGSSSFLLSKAAQASNKRSSRGESDSSYEDRCWRKVRSRSEKLEDTNLAVVKIPDSVDSPSRTMTTLIRKPNSVGALRRGKSTESGESVSGPDLIKSSSIAKAEQGTTSIFCDKEKEKLSSDLHKRTSAAVSVFDGKKVVLNYRKMFISNLWVVIRDKLSGSDVDRASSLEEEIQVILQDMDGKDVDVSPLMNLLKSFFELAASYDQARSNLHDKDMEAARK, encoded by the exons ATGAGCGTCCGCTTTGGATATCTCTCCTTGAGGGATGGAAACTCTGTCATTATCGAGCCATATAGTCCACACCGATTCAGTCGTCAGTTTGGATTTTATCAAAAAATCCCAGGTGCTTTGGCCAATGATTATCGCAGTGCCTCATTAGCTGAAGGTCTCCAATTTTGGCGGATTTGTGTGTTATCCAGGTCTATGTCCTGTGCGACTTTCCCTCCTATTACACCTAATGTGAAGAAACTCTTTGCCGATGATTACAGGACTTGGTGGTCGAAAACACATGGAAATTTTCTTGATGACTACTTCCAATATTTGGTGGATGCAGCTGGCCCATGCACCATTGCAGCCCCAATGGCTGATGATTCTTTCCTTCCGGAGGTCATATTGACCGAGAAATGCAAAGGCAAGGGGTCTCAGTTACTCATAAAAGCTCCAACAGAATGTTTGGATGATCAAGGCCACCAAGGTGGCAGCAGCTCATTTCTGCTGAGTAAGGCTGCTCAAGCTTCTAACAAAAGATCGTCTCGAGGCGAGAGTGATAGCAGTTATGAAGATCGTTGTTGGAGGAAAGTGAGGTCGCGTTCAGAAAAATTGGAAGATACCAATTTGGCAGTGGTCAAGATTCCTGACAGCGTTGATAGTCCTTCAAGGACCATGACAACTCTTATTAGAAAG ccaaaTAGTGTTGGAGCATTACGACGGGGAAAGTCAACGGAGAGCGGTGAGTCTGTTTCTGGTCCGGACCTAATAAAATCCTCTTCCATAGCAAAGGCAGAACAGGGGACAACTTCTATTTTTTGTGATAAAGAGAAAGAAAAGTTGAGTTCCGACTTGCATAAACGTACATCAGCTGCAGTGTCCGTATTTGACGGAAAGAAGGTTGTCCTGAACTATAGAAAGATGTTTATTTCTAATCTTTGGGTTGTGATTCGAGATAAGCTTTCCGGAAGTGATGTAGACAGGGCTTCCTctcttgaagaagaaatccaaGTGATTCTCCAAGATATGGATGGAAAGGATGTGGATGTTTCCCCTTTGATGAATTTATTGAAGTCGTTTTTTGAGCTTGCAGCTTCGTACGACCAGGCACGGTCAAACCTACATGATAAGGACATGGAAGCTGCCAGAAAATAA
- the LOC132610466 gene encoding uncharacterized protein LOC132610466 has protein sequence MIEKGYAVKQSREGLGYKQPSPVRISIRRASNNYITTKEESTASNQRLSVFDRLTNPTPRISVFDRLGPLKKKYKCQGNNRRMEAPVYAQKQNIFKDCPSLIPSRMRRETKLVVSCGEVLKAKTHTIIHTRGRDEDEESVGSSYHIAIWDEQSTTLHPRVEKKFVDIHACHHISFNDGDPQEDEDAEDAPPEFEEGVKTTVDALKEVNLGTGEDPRPTYVSASLNVDEENKYVELLMEFKDVFAWSYKEMPGLDPKVAVHRLAVKRGARPVKQAQRRFRSELVPLIETEVNKLIEAGFIREVKYPTWISSIVPVRKKNGQIRVCVDFRDLNNACPKDEFPLPIPELMIDATTGYEAMSFMDGSSGYNQIRMAPKDEELTAFRTPKGIYCYKVMPFGLKNAGATYQRAMQNIFDDMLHKNAECYVDDLVVKSREKNDHLKDLRLVFERLRRYQLKMIPLKCAFGVSSGKFLGFIVRQRGIEIDQAKVDAILKMPEPRDIHELKSLQGKLAYLRRFISNLAGRCQPFSRLMKKDIPFEWDQACANAFESIKSYLMNPPVLVAPIPGKPLILYIAAQERSVGALLAQENDERKENALYYLSRMMTPNEINYSPIEKLCLALVFSIQKMKHYFQAHVVRLVSKANPIKFVMSKPVLSDRLARWYLQFQQFEIVYISQKAVKGQVLADFLANHPIPDDWELSDELPDEDAMLVELQPPWKMYFDGAAHCEGAGAGIVFVTSLGEVLPYSFTLTQHCSNNVAEYQALILGLEMAVDMEQLQLQIFGDSKLVINQVLGSYEVKKPELLPYRNYAQKLIGWLGEVTIQHVPRKENKKADALAALASALISPNQMQVVVCQRWVVPPPNECEEEVEHAITTLEVEIEDWRQPIIDYLCYGILPENLRRKTEIRRRAPRFLYYKNTLYRRSFDGVLLRCLGADESVQAMQEAHSGVCGAHQSGPKLHFHIKRMGYYWQTMVKDCLDYARRCKACQFHANFIHQPPEVLHPTVASWPFEAWGLDVVGPLPKSSGGHLYILAETDYFSKWAEVVSLKEVKKENVANFIRVNIIYRFGIPRYILTDNGKPFDNKLMTKVCDRFGFKQRNSSMYYAAANGLAEAFNKTLCNLLKKVVSKSKRDWPERMEEALWAYRTTYRTPAQATPYSLVYGVEAVLPLERQIPSLRLAIQEGLTDEENARLRLEELEALDEKRLEAQQSLECYQARLSRSFNKRVRLRCFQVGDQVLVVRRPIITSHRSGGKFSAKWDGPYVVQEVYSSGAYKLVDSEGLRIGPINGKFMKRYYP, from the coding sequence ATGATAGAGAAAGGGTATGCTGTCAAACAATCACGTGAAGGTTTGGGTTACAAACAACCTTCACCAGTCCGCATCTCTATAAGAAGGGCAAGCAACAACTACATTACCACTAAGGAAGAGTCAACAGCGTCTAACCAAAGGCTTTCTGTGTTTGATCGACTTACCAATCCAACTCCAAGGATTTCAGTGTTTGATAGATTGGGACCATTGAAGAAGAAATACAAGTGCCAAGGGAATAATAGAAGGATGGAAGCGCCTGTTTATGCTCAAAAGCAAAACATTTTCAAGGATTGCCCAAGTTTGATTCCTTCTAGAATGAGACGAGAAACAAAACTTGTAGTTTCATGTGGGGAGGTCCTCAAAGCAAAAACACATACCATAATTCATACCAGGGGGCGTGATGAAGACGAGGAAAGTGtaggatcatcatatcacatcgcaATCTGGGACGAACAAAGCACTACGCTTCATCCAAGAGTTGAGAAAAAGTTTGTGGatattcatgcatgtcatcacatATCTTTCAATGATGGTGACCCCCAAGAAGATGAAGACGCTGAAGATGCACCGCCCGAGTTTGAGGAAGGGGTAAAGACGACTGTTGATGCATTAAAGGAAGTTAATCTTGGAACTGGTGAAGACCCAAGGCCCACATATGTAAGTGCCTCACTGAATGTTGATGAAGAAAACAAATATGTTGAGCTACTTATGGAGTTCAAAGATGTTTTCGCTTGGAGTTACAAGGAGATGCCAGGATTAGATCCTAAAGTTGCAGTCCATCGTCTCGCCGTAAAACGAGGTGCTCGTCCTGTTAAGCAAGCTCAACGTCGCTTTAGATCTGAACTAGTTCCCTTGATTGAAACTGAAGTGAACAAACTCATTGAAGCGGGTTTCATTCGTGAAGTTAAGTATCCCACATGGATTTCGAGCATCGTACCTGTAAGAAAGAAGAATGGCCAAATCCGAGTTTGTGTTGACTTTAGGGATCTTAACAATGCATGTCCTAAGGATGAATTTCCTCTTCCAATCCCCGAGCTTATGATTGATGCCACGACTGGATATGAGGCAATGTCTTTCATGGATGGTTCGTCTGGGTACAATCAGATTCGCATGGCACCAAAGGATGAAGAACTTACTGCCTTCCGCACTCCTAAAGGTATTTATTGCTACAaggtgatgccttttggtttaaAGAATGCCGGTGCTACTTATCAACGTGCCATGCAGAACATCTTTGATGACATGCTACATAAAAACGCCGAGTGTTATGTTGATGACTTGGTGGTGAAATCAAGGGAGAAAAATGACCACTTGAAGGACTTGAGATTGGTGTTCGAACGACTTCGACGATACCAGCTCAAAATGATTCCTTTAAAGTGCGCCTTTGGAGTTTCTTCTGGAAAGTTCCTTGGATTTATCGTCCGACAGCGAgggatagaaattgatcaagctaAGGTCGATGCTATTCTGAAGATGCCCGAACCTAGAGATATCCATGAGTTAAAAAGCCTGCAAGGAAAGTTGGCATACCTTAGGAGGTTCATCTCAAATCTGGCTGGGAGATGTCAGCCATTCAGTCGtcttatgaagaaagatattCCTTTTGAATGGGACCAAGCCTGTGCGAATGCTTTCGAGAGCATCAAATCTTATTTGATGAATCCTCCAGTACTTGTAGCTCCCATACCTGGAAAACCGTTGATATTATATATCGCGGCACAAGAAAGGTCAGTAGGAGCACTTCTAGCCCAAGAAAACGATGAAAGGAAAGAAAATGCACTTTATTACTTGAGTAGAATGATGACACCAAACGAGATAAATTATTCACCCATAGAGAAGTTATGTCTGGCACTTGTATTCTCAATTCAAAAGATGAAGCATTACTTCCAAGCTCATGTAGTGCGACTCGTCTCGAAAGCAAATCCTATCAAGTTTGTCATGTCCAAACCCGTCCTAAGTGATCGTTTAGCAAGGTGGTACCTCCAATTTCAGCAATTTGAAATTGTGTATATTTCTCAAAAGGCAGTAAAAGGGCAAGTGCTAGCCGATTTTTTGGCCAACCATCCAATTCCAGATGATTGGGAGTTATCCGATGAGCTACCTGATGAAGATGCAATGCTTGTGGAACTTCAACCTCCTTGGAAAATGTACTTTGATGGTGCTGCACATTGTGAAGGAGCTGGTGCTGGAATAGTGTTTGTCACTTCCTTAGGGGAGGTCTTGCCATACTCCTTCACTCTAACACAACACTGCTCCAATAATGTTGCTGAATATCAAGCACTTATACTTGGGCTCGAAATGGCTGTTGACATGGAACAATTACAGCTACaaatttttggagattccaagtTGGTGATCAATCAAGTTTTGGGTAGTTATGAGGTCAAGAAGCCAGAGTTGTTGCCATATCGCAACTATGCTCAGAAATTGATAGGTTGGCTAGGAGAAGTGACTATTCAACATGTTCctagaaaggaaaataaaaaggCTGATGCATTAGCAGCTCTAGCTTCCGCATTAATATCACCTAATCAAATGCAAGTCGTCGTTTGCCAGAGATGGGTAGTACCACCACCAAATGAATGTGAAGAAGAAGTTGAGCATGCCATCACCACTTTAGAGGTTGAAATTGAAGATTGGCGGCAACCAATAATTGATTACTTGTGTTATGGGATACTGCCAGAAAATCTTCGAAGGAAGACAGAAATCCGACGGCGAGCCCCTCGTTTCCTTTACTATAAGAATACACTCTACAGAAGATCATTCGATGGAGTACTCTTACGTTGTTTGGGGGCAGATGAGTCCGTTCAAGCCATGCAGGAAGCACACTCTGGAGTATGTGGGGCGCATCAATCCGGGccaaaacttcattttcatataaAAAGAATGGGGTATTATTGGCAAACTATGGTGAAAGACTGCTTGGATTATGCTCGAAGATGTAAAGCTTGTCAATTCCATGCTAATTTCATACATCAACCACCAGAAGTATTGCACCCTACCGTGGCTTCATGGCCATTTGAAGCTTGGGGTTTGGATGTTGTTGGGCCATTGCCAAAGTCTTCTGGCGGTCATTTATACATTTTGGCTGAGACTGATTACTTCTCGAAATGGGCAGAAGTTGTTTCTCTTAAAGAAGTAAAGAAGGAGAATGTGGCAAACTTCATACGAGtcaatattatctatcgtttcgGCATTCCTCGATATATATTGACAGATAATGGCAAGCCATTCGATAACAAGTTGATGACTAAGGTCTGTGACCGTTTTGGCTTCAAGCAACGTAATTCTTCTATGTATTATGCCGCTGCCAATGGCCTTGCTGAAGCATTTAACAAGACACTCTGCAACTTGTTGAAGAAAGTCGTCTCCAAATCTAAGAGAGATTGGCCTGAAAGAATGGAAGAAGCTCTTTGGGCATACAGGACCACCTATCGCACACCAGCACAGGCGACTCCTTATTCGCttgtttatggagttgaagcagtCCTTCCACTTGAACGTCAAATCCCATCATTGCGGCTTGCTATTCAAGAAGGACTCACTGATGAAGAAAATGCTAGATTGCGCCTCGAAGAATTGGAAGCTCTCGATGAAAAGAGGCTAGAGGCTCAACAAAGCCTGGAATGCTATCAAGCCCGTCTATCTCGGTCTTTCAATAAAAGGGTTCGTCTTAGATGCTTCCAAGTGGGTGACCAAGTCCTTGTTGTAAGAAGGCCAATTATTACTTCTCATCGATCTGGGGGCAAATTTTCTGCTAAATGGGATGGGCCATATGTTGTGCAAGAAGTATACTCAAGTGGCGCTTATAAGCTTGTTGACTCAGAAGGCTTGCGAATTGGGCCCATCAATGGGAAATTCATGAAGAGATATTATCCTTGA